Part of the Niallia alba genome is shown below.
TTTAAAGTTCAATAACCTCTTTTTCCGCAATATGATTATGATAAAAAGTGGCATTAGAGGTATAGATGTAAGGAACTAACCAAAGAAAGCCGATTCCTAATGAAAGTATACAAAGCAGACCCCATCCAATAAAGCTTAAGTTTAATAAAAAATATTTCCACTTGTATCCATCCATTCTTCTTCTGCTTTCCGTAATTGCTTCAAAGATTCCATACTCTGGATTGTCTTTAAACAAATACAATGTCTGTGAATATGCTAGCCCTTTAATAATACCAGGAATAACTAACAATAAAGTCCATAAAAAAGTAAAAATGCCGATCATAATATTTGTTCCAATAAGCTTTAAAGAAAGATTAGCATTTATGTAAATACTGAAAACTTGAGGAACTTCAGGTTTTTCCGCGCGTACAAGTCCTAAATAAAACCAGAGAATACCTACTGTGAGCGGGATATACAAGATATAGATAATAAAATTGATTAATTCTGAGCCAAGCGGAGAATAGTCTTGATAAAGCCAATTATGAATCCCGCCACTAAATAAAATTTCTATTAATGTCGTTACAACGATACTAATAAGGAAATAAATTAAGGTTAATAAAACACCTTTTCCCCATGAGCCTCTTAATGATTGCCTCGCTTGTGATTTAATTTGTCTTATCTTCAATTTCATTCCTCCCCTAATTCTGCTATTTAAAAATTCCTCCTTTCATCCCTAAATATAAATATGCGTTTTATTTGTTTTTATGAAAAAGAAATGTATGGAAGATAACAGAAAAACATAGAAAAAGGAAAGTTTGTACGTTTGGTAAATAACCTTGTACAACTATCCTTTTTCTATGTTACTGATCTAGATTTCTCTTAGACTGCTTGACTATCCATCTCCACACGCATTTTACTTCCAACGAGTTTTACTAAATCTACTACTCGGTTTGAATAGCCCCATTCATTGTCATACCATGCAAGGATCTTTACTTTGTTTTGTCCTATAACCATTGTAGATAAAGCATCAATGGTGGCTGATTGGGTAGTTGTGTTAAAGTCAACAGATACTAAAGGTTCATCGGTAATAGCAAGGATACCTTTAAGCTTTCCTTTTGCTGCTTCTTCAAAGACTTGATTAATAGCTTCTGACGTTACATTTTTCTCTAAATCAACGACTAAATCCACTAGTGAAACATTCTGGGTTGGTACTCGCAATGCCATTCCATGAAGTTTTCCTTCTAAGTGAGGAAGAATCTGTTTTAAAGCTTTAGCAGCACCTGTTGTAGTTGGAATAATATTTTGTCCGCAAGATCTTGCTCTGCGCAAATCCTTATGCGGATTATCAATATTATTTTGATCATTTGTATAGGAATGAATGGTCGTCATTAATCCATTTTTTATCTTGAAATGCTCATCTATAACCTTAACGACTGGTCCTAAGCAATTGGTCGTACACGAAGCATTGGAAATAATGTAATGTTTATTAATATTTAAAGTCTCTTCATTCACACCCATCACAATGGTTGCATCCGCATTTACACCAGGTGCTGTTAATACAACTTTTTTTGCGCCGGCTTTCAAATGCAAGGCTGCTTTGTCTCTTGCATTAAATTTACCTGTCGCTTCTATAACAATATCAATATCTAGTTCCTTCCAAGGTAAATTTTCTGGATTACGGTTATTCACTAACAGGATTTTTTGTCCATTGATAACAATCGAATCATCCATAGCAACTACTTTACCATGGAACTTGCCATGAATTGTGTCATACTTTATTAAATGTGCTATCGTTTCAGATGAATAACTAGCATTAATAGCAGTAATATGTATATTTTGGTCATTAATTGCATTTCTAAGAACCATTCTTCCAATTCTCCCAAACCCATTAATCGCAACTGATATAGTCATTCAATTCGCCCCTTTGAATAAGTTATACTAATTAATCATTATCACCAATTAAGTATAACACATTTGAAATAAAATACATCTTATTTATCCTTTAAAATAAGATGTATTTTTTCTTATCTATTGACTTAAGGGAAGTAGGTGATTTCTTTTACCTATTTAAATCACTTGGCATTGTAGACTCTTCTTTATTGGTTACGAACCAAGAAATGATTGTTGTACTATCACGAACTTTGTTCTTTTTTATGTCTTTTAATAAGCTATAGACTCCTTCTTGATTAGTTAGCTTTCCAAATGGGTGAAAGATAGGGGCAATTGTATAATAATCACTGTTGGGACATTCAGTAAGACCATCTGTAGTCAGAAATATATGTGTTTTTCCTTTCCTTAATTCTTTCACTCCTAAACTATAAGAGGGCACTCCTTGATGGAAGGTACTATTTTGGCCAATCCATTCATAAAAACTTCGATGATTTTGCTGGTATTCTCCTAATCTTGCAAGTTCTGGATGATTTAATGCAAGGATGCAATCACCAATCGATAACCACCATAGAAAGTTTTCTTTTCGTATAACGATTAAGCATGCAGTTTCTCCTTGAATCATTTTGCATTTTTCTAGAAATTCCTCGTTGGAAAAATGGTTTAAGAAAAAGGAAGTAATTTGTGGAAACACTTGATTTAACGATAATTGTAGAATCATTTTTATCTCTTTTCGTTTTTCATCAATACTTTTTATGACTAAATCTGCACTCTGCGCTGTATCATGTGCATCTAAGAGAGTCACTAGTTCCCAATCATTTTGTTCATCTATCCAGATTAAGCAACCGTCCTCATTTTTATATTGACCTGAAGATGAATTCCCTCCAAATCGGCCAACTACTAAGTTATTTTTTAGCTGAAGAATATTAATTTGATCAACAAAATGCTTATCACTACCTACCCATTTATATTCCATATTTCACTTCCTCAAGCATAACTTCTTTAAAATATATTATTATCCTTTCACATAATGCAATAATTTCAGTCTCTTCCGCAATTGGAGCTTCCGGCCATTCATAATGTCAATCACTTTTCAAAAAATATTTCCGATAAATAGCTTTATTATTCTTAACTACAAAGATTTTATTTTGATACTTTTCATATGTCTTAAAAAAATAAGGTTTCCCTACTTGCTCAAAGTGTTTATTCCATTTAAACATTTTAAAGAAAATCTGCCAATTTGGTTGATAATTTGCTTTTTCTAGACCAAGCTTTTGTTTAAAAAATCTTTTTATAATCCAATATGTTCGAATAGCATAATTAGTATCCAAGAAAATAATTATATCTGCTTGATAGAAACTTTTGCTAACCCATGGTTCACTATGAACTCCTTCAATAACCCATTTATCCGTTTCTGTGATTGAATGTAAAAATTCTTTTCTTTCTTCTTCCGTTCTTCTACTATCACCATTTTCCGTTCGCTTCCAAACGACATTATCTAATTCATAATAAGGAATTTGCATCATCTTTGATAAATCCCTCGCCAATGTTGTCTT
Proteins encoded:
- a CDS encoding glyceraldehyde-3-phosphate dehydrogenase encodes the protein MTISVAINGFGRIGRMVLRNAINDQNIHITAINASYSSETIAHLIKYDTIHGKFHGKVVAMDDSIVINGQKILLVNNRNPENLPWKELDIDIVIEATGKFNARDKAALHLKAGAKKVVLTAPGVNADATIVMGVNEETLNINKHYIISNASCTTNCLGPVVKVIDEHFKIKNGLMTTIHSYTNDQNNIDNPHKDLRRARSCGQNIIPTTTGAAKALKQILPHLEGKLHGMALRVPTQNVSLVDLVVDLEKNVTSEAINQVFEEAAKGKLKGILAITDEPLVSVDFNTTTQSATIDALSTMVIGQNKVKILAWYDNEWGYSNRVVDLVKLVGSKMRVEMDSQAV
- a CDS encoding protein phosphatase 2C domain-containing protein, whose protein sequence is MEYKWVGSDKHFVDQINILQLKNNLVVGRFGGNSSSGQYKNEDGCLIWIDEQNDWELVTLLDAHDTAQSADLVIKSIDEKRKEIKMILQLSLNQVFPQITSFFLNHFSNEEFLEKCKMIQGETACLIVIRKENFLWWLSIGDCILALNHPELARLGEYQQNHRSFYEWIGQNSTFHQGVPSYSLGVKELRKGKTHIFLTTDGLTECPNSDYYTIAPIFHPFGKLTNQEGVYSLLKDIKKNKVRDSTTIISWFVTNKEESTMPSDLNR
- a CDS encoding P-loop NTPase family protein; protein product: MVKTAPNKIHIIGSVGSGKTTLARDLSKMMQIPYYELDNVVWKRTENGDSRRTEEERKEFLHSITETDKWVIEGVHSEPWVSKSFYQADIIIFLDTNYAIRTYWIIKRFFKQKLGLEKANYQPNWQIFFKMFKWNKHFEQVGKPYFFKTYEKYQNKIFVVKNNKAIYRKYFLKSD
- a CDS encoding DUF975 family protein, with amino-acid sequence MKLKIRQIKSQARQSLRGSWGKGVLLTLIYFLISIVVTTLIEILFSGGIHNWLYQDYSPLGSELINFIIYILYIPLTVGILWFYLGLVRAEKPEVPQVFSIYINANLSLKLIGTNIMIGIFTFLWTLLLVIPGIIKGLAYSQTLYLFKDNPEYGIFEAITESRRRMDGYKWKYFLLNLSFIGWGLLCILSLGIGFLWLVPYIYTSNATFYHNHIAEKEVIEL